A genomic region of Sander vitreus isolate 19-12246 chromosome 11, sanVit1, whole genome shotgun sequence contains the following coding sequences:
- the xirp2b gene encoding uncharacterized protein xirp2b, giving the protein MEESEVCSLPGGLASVRKQFETQETATSHNVTQFHFHHRSVQEMSNSEVTVSSSSRQVVPGSQQLNFNQETMVTYSDNTLASSYENHQNETEEEFPRYTTKELRDRFEKTIEEAAPQKPFKIGRDINRSKWSSNVTQSNTMTREVYGASATEAAENISAEVMDYEDFPPPPPEDSDYFPPPPPNLLEMPSDSENISACHYSPGPPEPANPSKYLLSKEAYFNQRSMHELKRLCKHIHPEVRKNIEKEYYSDYNETENNQLENQEYMYENDGDSPDDINDEEYMEWEEILPGEVQAMRWKFENKPLDTIKDETPDEDDDNNKITEQEMILGKDVRRTAWMFETKPMDELSLHNINSTEYKNKFNKFDKGDVRAAAWLFETQTMGTLNKMHQEEDLTKEIAFTEEDGNATIYMIDNKYMESLGHTETIDESHLLSLRSVLEEINGEVKTVTSTFDTQFKCIIMGQSSQMLEIKSVRKIESELENSIASRWLFDTQPLDMTNSESTSLKLVCSLSMEDSNKGDWGRWLFEIKTLDSLNEWESSKMEKKEISGADVRKHCLVFETQPMDSLKDDSNSRSQSIEEIIGGNVRSARHFFESSPQVERKTGPEVGKLQKAKVNEEVKGDVRHQKWRFESQPLEHIREGKKKVTRTVNVEDDLTQEDGTSCKADVLKNCWVFETQPMDTLKDDSNTQPLTKEDIIAGNVKSARNYFETFPTEELNELAEVGKLKKSEALNEERGDVRHQKWRFESQPLEHIQQERKDVIRTINLEEIDRVDVSNYKQIFESTDLNCKDESQKILIEGVPSGSVKSNKNLFESTSLYAMQDSSGHFHEVKTVRREEVVKGDVTTCKWMFETRPIDQFDESINKYQIIKGISKEEIESGDVKTAKWLFETQPLDAIKYFSNIEDEEVVGTRSNLDFMKGDVKTCKWLFETKPMDILYERAKLKGENEPEEMHKGDVKTCTWLFETQALDCIHNETETILKTCTVNQEDIRGKDVRTACFLFETEKLENLTGEETGSFKRVTEIDVASGDVSGMKYIFENQTSDIMTSTSEEVMQKLKRVQTEDIQKGNVVNCKWLFENQSIDTIHDSQEEFINSRTVNDVQGGDVDKGRFIFETYSLDEIQETDKELMKMRKIVRDKDEKGDVRNYTMMFENQPLYAIQDKEGIYHEVTTVTSEEVTRGDVVGTRWKFETKPLDTIKDTDEVYIIKSVTQQDVQKGDVTSAKWKFETQPLDRIAEEKKAFIKTVDDIQGGNVRMNKDRFESDALSQESVRTVNVSEIQKGDVRSAKWRFETQSIDKIRSMSSENLIETVKKEEVEKGDVKHSVWLFEKNPLDHIKEVNEDEGTTITSQEEISKADVKTTTWLFETTPFDDFNETKMEKTEILGKSVKGTLEELYSQKMVKSQGILIEADEIGDVRMAKYQLMNKQAPEIQREDVIRGDLQTIMMNLLNRQERQEQQIVIDSEEKGNISSTVHQLFNQEKGSSIEREEILRGDIQEAINNLFHESGSAKHGILIQEDEKGDVQMTLYSLLNKQENVNVEKEDIVRGDIKSALQSLSSSDKTDQAVKIKVDEAEKGNVNFYSTCIESGALDYLKELHVGPDETLPDRVEKEKIVGGDIKNTKLILGRKQMQIERTVEDVIPGDVHNTVKVFMSESTLPLERVQKEEIVKGDLRAVLNSLSESANQTVVVEKEEVVKGNIPKTLQCLERAQKWYKEVEKPDIIPGNIKGALRSLEKSSTSRVEAVVEDLVSGDVRATLKSLELAKQVVKEVEKEEIVRGDIRTAMQSLHDASSERRTCQQGIDVQGDVKGTIQLLMETPPSPRMERSPSLERDVKGDVKMSIKSLYEMQEQSQLGKEEVIKGDVKGTIKSLLETAQREAPKVRLGSFRRVRVKQSPPVKNLNADAQRNIQKIKTANSVETSKENHSISNETDIVRTMSSSVQQSAQQSTTVVEHRTITQNHGIKTLKTEFRNLKSKGKGMKKLDQTKVKTGDYIINSQTPEPDLPLPPPPPPVEDTDLPPPPPPPSVDSDIDHLPPPPPPLTSEQDFLPPPPSQQELESMPAQTLHTSPAKAKKMTVKKVKAPVLHQVQKLEPKVEFSKTQQVEVKSEKVVEINRNQSKTKHTSKTVSCEIPPPPESPQPLKKVCISPVKFTPPPSPPPIRGKISKFNTPLIKAEGKYRKLVEENTPPTTPTPTYIHDSVTAALEMLSSDIEQSNNNTSEITLERAEKSAVCVHSDSQSCDLSKHVVVANTTQSNVSTCHEKILTNSTVALSAKQQSTSSVSAVRQQMHTTTQKTVSAQSVIVDKVQTSITDVTKTENMMADRKDSKNQKTKSANKFEDKNEEEMHSENIHTEENVKSSKSEKKDKNGKSKSPQRDNKKKTDHSPTKNQEKVSKEPMQTEKDATSANGKASKPNQKLKKNNKQERQVETKSTTESEKQSVSQDVKVEVKEATEVKVISEPKEVKTELKQGIKKVTSSPAAESTPAVTVSMTDSQPETPAPAKKKKKSKKSKGGAQSGQGKKMSTESQTCVIETKTATSEKSHQTQETIAVSQIHKSIKEELQVKREIITTESKNDQNTQQQKAVQKQVKGSQKKKGVTVIKQSAEEPSGESKNVPIIVTGESEHNERVKSTAERTEESQRQEVQVLISHITDIQRVSENTDSKSVLKTIPDWLLSPESKCEMEGSVVESDAQKSEEILSGVRKLAEAKLMHLEDNETMEKHECEPVSEKSVSGGATPRISKISIGSAKIENQTKKTSHERRKEEVSLSKSVDLRAPSPILRMRSPSPTFITIESTRRTDSPQRVTPSPTLLHRPPTPPTPPPRRCDTPISCLTRITPSPTFDRAENLARLKDTTAKLSRGVTPPPLLPQQISERKSEIVESPASFHRRIKIESQHVEASGTSIATEKPKKSGEAQQADVNSAYVEEDQANISESLYANEIQNSIECQMPSDPDLIDSSDTSEPSFKEKREFFEEAQKAEINKTYVRKEPIAIPERLGTDMEDCEAENKNKEKDELPRADLYGLVNKFESPEDNFFSRKELIPLTEWLHNDTESTDDDKEKEDILEQEMPTFDIQDIKNVFELGEESSSLRELKKDREETVSSLSETTADTSKRESPPETKRGSRQSTPLPPQKTEVETVPAEPSAFSETKSITEHFSNVDEFGNKVTGTRTAVTAHSESVSTQRAPFSYADAVKKQAAAMKQTETYEDEATDKLLSNFHKTWTESESVFKSLGYTISEETTSQVVSHQTKIVSSAGSSSKGGDLHSMSEESLSDGCSDSGQKKVP; this is encoded by the exons ATGGAGGAGTCGGAGGTCTGCTCCCTGCCTGGGGGACTTGCCAGTGTAAGGAAACAATTTGAGACCCAGGAAACTGCAACATCACACAATGTAACCCAGTTCCATTTTCATCACAGAAGTGTGCAG GAAATGTCCAACTCTGAGGTGACAGTGtcaagcagcagcaggcaggtcGTCCCAGGCAGTCAGCAGCTAAATTTCAACCAAGAAACAATG gtGACGTACAGCGACAATACCTTGGCATCTAGTTACGAAAACCATCAAAATGAAACAG AAGAGGAGTTTCCCAGGTACACAACAAAAGAACTGAGGGATCGCTTTGAAAAAACAATAGAAGAGGCTGCTCCACAGAAACCATTTAAG ATTGGACGTGATATCAATCGATCTAAGTGGTCCTCAAATGTGACACAAAGCAACACCATGACTAGAGAGGTGTATGGAGCATCCGCCACTGAGGCTGCAGAAAACATATCGGCTGAAGTGATGGATTATGAGGACTTTCCGCCCCCACCACCTGAGGATTCAGACTATTTTCCACCCCCGCCTCCAAATTTACTAGAAATGCCATCAGACAGTGAAAATATTTCAGCATGCCATTACTCACCTGGGCCTCCGGAACCGGCAAACCCCTCCAAATACTTGCTCAGCAAAGAGGCTTACTTCAATCAGAGGAGTATGCATGAGCTGAAACGTCTTTGCAAGCACATTCATCCTGAGGTTCGTAAGAATATAGAGAAGGAATACTACAGCGATTACAATGAAACTGAGAACAACCAGTTAGAAAACCAAGAGTACATGTATGAGAATGATGGTGATAGTCCTGATGATATCAACGATGAAGAATACATGGAATGGGAAGAGATTCTTCCTGGGGAGGTGCAGGCTATGCGATGGAAGTTTGAAAATAAGCCACTGGACACCATTAAAGATGAGACTCCTGATGAGGACgatgacaacaacaaaataactgAACAGGAAATGATTCTTGGAAAAGATGTGAGACGTACAGCTTGGATGTTTGAGACCAAGCCAATGGATGAGCTGAGTTTACATAATATCAACTCGacagaatataaaaacaaattcaaCAAATTTGACAAAGGAGATGTCCGCGCTGCAGCGTGGTTGTTTGAAACCCAAACAATGGGCACcctaaataaaatgcatcagGAGGAGGATTTAACAAAAGAGATTGCCTTTACAGAGGAGGATGGAAATGCTACTATTTACATGATTGACAATAAGTACATGGAAAGCCTTGGCCACACTGAGACCATTGATGAGAGCCACCTCTTGAGTCTGAGGTCAGTGTTAGAAGAAATTAATGGAGAGGTGAAAACTGTTACGAGCACCTTTGACACTCAGTTTAAATGCATCATTATGGGACAATCAAGCCAAATGCTGGAGATTAAGTCTGTGCGTAAAATTGAAAGTGAATTGGAGAACTCCATTGCTTCACGTTGGCTATTTGATACCCAACCCCTGGACATGACAAACAGCGAATCTACATCTTTAAAACTTGTGTGTAGTCTTTCCATGGAGGACAGCAATAAGGGAGACTGGGGCAGGTGGTTGTTTGAGATAAAGACATTAGATTCTCTCAATGAGTGGGAAAGCTCAAAAATGGAGAAGAAAGAGATTAGTGGAGCTGATGTGCGCAAGCACTGCTTAGTGTTTGAAACCCAGCCAATGGATTCTCTGAAGGATGACTCCAATTCAAGATCCCAGTCTATTGAAGAAATTATCGGGGGCAATGTTAGATCtgcgaggcacttttttgaaagCAGCCCACAAGTGGAGAGGAAAACTGGCCCTGAGGTCGGAAAACTTCAAAAGGCTAAAGTAAATGAAGAAGTGAAAGGCGATGTGAGACACCAAAAGTGGCGCTTTGAGAGTCAACCTCTAGAGCATATAAGAGAGGGGAAGAAAAAGGTTACCCGCACTGTAAATGTTGAGGACGACCTCACACAGGAGGATGGCACAAGCTGCAAGGCAGATGTTCTCAAGAACTGCTGGGTATTTGAGACTCAGCCAATGGATACGTTAAAAGATGATTCAAATACTCAGCCCCTGACAAAAGAGGATATTATTGCAGGTAATGTAAAATCAGCCAGAAATTATTTTGAAACATTTCCAACTGAGGAGTTGAATGAGCTTGCAGAGGTGGGCAAACTGAAAAAATCAGAAGCACTTAATGAGGAGAGGGGTGATGTTAGACATCAGAAATGGCGATTTGAAAGCCAACCACTGGAGCATATTCAGCAGGAAAGAAAGGACGTCATCCGAACGATCAACCTGGAAGAAATTGATAGAGTTGATGTCTCAAACTACAAGCAAATCTTTGAGAGCACAGATTTAAACTGTAAGGATGAATCTCAAAAGATTCTCATAGAGGGTGTACCATCTGGTTCTGTGAAATCAAATAAAAACCTGTTTGAGTCTACTTCGCTGTATGCCATGCAAGACAGCTCAGGGCACTTCCATGAGGTGAAAACAGTGCGGCGGGAAGAGGTTGTGAAAGGAGATGTAACAACATGCAAGTGGATGTTTGAAACAAGACCAATTGACCAGTTTGATGAAAGTATTAATAAATACCAAATTATCAAGGGCATATCCAAAGAAGAAATAGAGTCTGGTGATGTTAAAACTGCAAAGTGGTTGTTTGAAACACAGCCTCTTGATGCTATTAAGTACTTCAGCAATATTGAAGATGAAGAGGTTGTGGGGACAAGAAGTAATCTTGATTTCATGAAGGGTGATGTCAAAACCTGCAAGTGGCTATTTGAGACAAAACCAATGGACATCCTGTATGAAAGAGCAAAGTTAAAGGGTGAAAATGAACCTGAAGAAATGCATAAGGGAGACGTCAAAACCTGCACATGGCTTTTTGAGACACAAGCACTCGATTGTATCCACAATGAGACAGAgaccattttaaaaacatgcacTGTCAATCAAGAGGACATTAGAGGAAAGGATGTAAGAACGGCTTGTTTTCTCTTTGAGACAGAGAAACTGGAAAACCTCACTGGGGAGGAGACGGGCTCTTTTAAGCGTGTCACCGAGATAGACGTTGCGTCTGGGGACGTGTCAGggatgaaatacatttttgaaaaccaAACGTCCGATATCATGACTTCTACATCTGAGGAGGTAATGCAAAAGCTCAAGAGAGTTCAGACTGAAGACATACAAAAAGGAAACGTGGTGAACTGCAAATGGCTCTTTGAAAACCAATCCATAGATACAATCCACGATAGCCAAGAGGAATTTATTAACAGCCGCACAGTGAATGATGTACAAGGAGGAGATGTAGATAAAGGACGTTTCATTTTTGAGACCTACTCCTTAGATGAAATTcaggagacagacaaagagctgATGAAAATGCGAAAAATTGTCCGTGATAAAGATGAAAAGGGCGATGTGAGAAATTACACCATGATGTTTGAAAACCAGCCCCTTTACGCCATTCAGGACAAAGAGGGCATTTACCACGAGGTCACCACTGTCACAAGCGAGGAAGTAACACGAGGAGATGTTGTCGGAACCCGGTGGAAGTTTGAAACCAAGCCCCTTGACACCATCAAGGACACAGATGAGGTTTATATCATTAAATCTGTCACACAACAGGATGTGCAAAAAGGAGATGTCACGTCTGCCAAGTGGAAATTTGAGACACAACCTCTCGACAGGATTGCTGAAGAGAAGAAGGCTTTCATAAAAACTGTGGATGATATTCAGGGAGGCAATGTTAGGATGAACAAAGATCGTTTTGAGTCTGATGCACTGTCACAGGAATCTGTTAGAACGGTTAATGTGAGTGAAATACAAAAAGGTGACGTCAGGTCTGCGAAATGGAGATTTGAAACCCAGTCCATTGACAAAATAAGAAGCATGAGCTCTGAAAATCTGATTGAAACAGTTAAAAAGGAGGAGGTTGAAAAGGGAGATGTCAAACATTCAGTCTGGCTCTTTGAGAAAAATCCTCTTGACCACATTAAAGAGGTAAATGAGGACGAAGGTACAACCATCACATCACAAGAGGAGATTTCCAAAGCGGATGTAAAGACAACAACGTGGCTCTTTGAAACGACACCATTTGACGACTTTAACGAGACAAAAATGGAGAAGACTGAAATCCTGGGTAAGAGTGTCAAGGGAACTCTTGAAGAACTTTAtagtcagaaaatggtgaagtCACAGGGAATACTCATTGAAGCTGATGAAATAGGCGATGTTAGGATGGCAAAATACCAGCTAATGAATAAGCAGGCTCCGGAAATTCAGCGAGAGGATGTCATCAGGGGAGATCTGCAGACTATTATGATGAATCTGCTGAACAGACAGGAAAGACAGGAGCAGCAGATAGTCATAGATTCAGAAGAGAAGGGTAATATCAGTTCTACGGTGCATCAACTTTTCAACCAAGAGAAAGGCAGCAGTATCGAAAGGGAGGAAATATTACGAGGTGACATTCAGGAAGCTATAAACAACCTTTTCCATGAGAGTGGTTCAGCCAAACATGGAATACTCATCCAGGAGGATGAGAAAGGAGACGTGCAGATGACATTATATTCCCTTCTCAATAAACAAGAGAATGTTAATGTTGAAAAAGAGGACATTGTAAGAGGGGATATTAAGAGTGCTCTTCAAAGTCTGTCCAGCTCAGACAAGACAGATCAGGCAGTGAAGATAAAGGTAGATGAGGCTGAAAAAGGGAATGTCAACTTTTACTCCACATGCATTGAATCTGGGGCTCTCGACTATCTTAAAGAGCTCCACGTAGGACCTGATGAGACTCTACCGGACAGAGTAGAAAAAGAGAAGATCGTTGGAGGTGACATCAAGAACACTAAACTTATCCTTGGTCgtaaacaaatgcaaattgaGCGTACTGTGGAGGATGTTATCCCCGGTGATGTTCACAACACGGTGAAGGTTTTCATGTCAGAGTCAACCCTCCCATTGGAAAGAGTCCAAAAGGAGGAGATAGTCAAAGGCGATTTAAGAGCTGTTTTAAATTCATTGTCTGAATCAGCGAATCAGACAGTTGTtgtagagaaagaggaggttGTGAAAGGCAACATACCAAAAACCCTGCAGTGTCTCGAGAGGGCTCAAAAGTGGTACAAAGAGGTGGAGAAGCCAGATATCATACCTGGAAATATCAAAGGGGCTCTGAGATCTCTTGAGAAATCATCGACATCCAGAGTTGAAGCTGTTGTCGAGGATTTAGTTTCTGGAGATGTGAGGGCCACACTGAAATCTCTGGAGCTGGCAAAGCAAGTGGTGAAGGAAGTTGAAAAGGAAGAAATTGTGAGGGGCGATATTCGCACAGCAATGCAAAGTCTGCACGATGCCTCCAGTGAGAGGAGGACATGTCAACAGGGAATAGATGTTCAGGGAGACGTCAAAGGAACGATCCAGCTCTTAATGGAGACTCCGCCTTCACCGAGGATGGAAAGGAGCCCAAGCCTCGAGCGTGACGTAAAGGGTGATGTGAAGATGTCAATTAAGTCATTATATGAGATGCAGGAGCAATCCCAACTGGGAAAAGAAGAAGTGATAAAGGGCGATGTTAAAGGCACTATTAAATCGCTGTTAGAAACAGCACAGCGTGAAGCTCCCAAAGTCAGACTTGGATCATTCAGAAGAGTTCGAGTCAAGCAGAGCCCTCCAGTTAAAAACCTAAATGCTGATGCACAGAGGAACATACAAAAGATAAAAACTGCTAATTCAGTTGAGACATCAAAAGAAAATCACTCCATCTCTAACGAAACTGATATTGTTAGAACAATGTCAAGTTCTGTGCAGCAGTCTGCTCAGCAATCAACAACTGTGGTGGAGCATAGAACGATTACCCAAAACCACGGCATCAAAACATTAAAGACAGAGTTTCGTAATCTAAAGTCGAAGGGAAAGGGAATGAAAAAACTAGACCAAACTAAAGTAAAGACTGGTGATTACATCATAAACTCACAAACACCGGAGCCTGATCTGCCTctcccacctccacctccaccagtGGAAGACACtgaccttcctcctcctcctcctcctccctctgttgATTCTGACATCGATCaccttcctcctccaccaccaccactcacCAGTGAGCAGGACTTCCTCCCACCTCCTCCATCTCAACAAGAACTGGAGAGCATGCCAGCACAGACACTTCATACTTCACCAGCAAAAGCAAAAAAGATGACGGTAAAAAAAGTGAAAGCTCCTGTTTTACACCAGGTCCAGAAGCTGGAGCCTAAAGTGGAATTCAGTAAAACACAACAGGTGGAGGTTAAATCGGAGAAAGTGGTAGAAATTAACCGAAACCAATcgaaaacaaaacatacatcaAAAACTGTTTCATGTGAAATCCCTCCTCCACCTGAGTCACCACAGCCACTAAAGAAAGTTTGCATCTCTCCTGTGAAATTcacccctccaccctctcctccGCCTATCAGAGGGAAAATTAGTAAATTTAACACTCCATTAATAAAAGCAGAAGGAAAGTACAGGAAGCTGGTGGAGGAAAACACCCCCCCAACCACTCCAACACCCACTTACATACATGACTCAGTTACTGCTGCTCTTGAAATGCTCTCCAGCGATATAGAGCAGTCAAATAACAACACATCAGAAATCACACTGGAGAGAGCTGAAAAGTCTGCAGTGTGTGTTCATTCAGACTCCCAATCCTGTGATTTATCCAAGCATGTTGTAGTTGCAAATACCACCCAGAGCAATGTCAGCACTTGCCATGAGAAAATCCTCACAAATTCAACAGTTGCATTGTCTGCCAAACAGCAAAGT ACCTCATCTGTCTCAGCTGTTAGACAACAGATGCATACGACGACACAGAAAACAGTTTCTGCTCAATCTGTCATTGTTGACAAAGTCCAGACCTCAATCACTGATGtcacaaaaactgaaaatatgaTGGCTGATAGAAAGGATTccaaaaatcagaaaacaaagagCGCCAACAAGTTTGAAGATAAAAACGAAGAGGAAATGCATTCTGAGAATATTCATACAGaggaaaatgtaaaatcaagtaaatctgagaaaaaagacaaaaatggaaAGTCCAAATCACCACAGCGTGATAACAAGAAGAAAACTGATCATTCACCTACCAAGAACCAAGAGAAAGTTTCTAAAGAGCCCATGCAAACAGAAAAGGATGCCACCTCTGCAAATGGTAAAGCaagcaaaccaaaccaaaagtTGAAAAAGAACAATAAGCAAGAAAGACAAGTAGAGACAAAATCAACCACTGAGAGTGAGAAACAGAGTGTTTCACAAGATGTCAAGGTGGAAGTGAAGGAAGCTACTGAGGTGAAAGTGATCAGTGAACCTAAAGAAGTTAAGACAGAGCTAAAGCAGGGGATTAAGAAAGTTACTTCCTCTCCTGCTGCTGAATCCACGCCTGCTGTTACTGTTAGCATGACTGACAGCCAACCAGAAACTCCGGCTCcagcaaagaagaaaaagaagtccAAAAAGTCTAAAGGGGGTGCACAGTCAGGTCAAGGTAAAAAGATGTCCACAGAATCACAAACATGTGTTATAGAAACCAAGACAGCAACGTCTGAAAAATCCCACCAAACTCAGGAAACAATTGCAGTTTCCCAAATTCATAAAAGTATAAAAGAAGAGCTTCAAGTCAAGAGAGAAATCATTACCACAGAAAGCAAAAACGATCAGAATACCCAGCAACAAAAGGCAGTTCAAAAGCAAGTGAAGGGATCTCAAAAGAAGAAAGGAGTGACAGTTATTAAGCAGAGCGCAGAGGAACCATCAGGAGAAAGTAAGAATGTCCCAATTATAGTGACAGGCGAGTCAGAGCACAATGAACGGGTAAAGTCCACAGCAGAGAGAACAGAAGAATCTCAGAGGCAAGAGGTCCAAGTGTTAATCTCTCATATCACAGATATACAAAGAGTTTCAGAAAATACTGATTCTAAATCAGTGCTCAAAACCATTCCAGATTGGCTCTTGAGTCCGGAAAGTAAGTGTGAAATGGAGGGATCTGTGGTGGAAAGTGATGCtcaaaaaagtgaagaaattcTTTCAGGTGTGAGGAAACTTGCAGAGGCTAAACTAATGCATCTAGAAGACAATGAGACAATGGAAAAGCATGAGTGTGAGCCAGTTTCTGAGAAATCTGTTTCTGGTGGGGCAACACCAAGAATATCCAAGATCAGTATTGGTTCTGCCAAAATTGAGAACCAAACAAAGAAGACCTCCCATGAAAGACGGAAAGAAGAAGTGAGTCTGAGCAAGTCCGTTGACCTTCGGGCTCCCTCGCCGATACTGAGGATGCGTTCTCCCTCGCCAACGTTCATCACCATCGAATCCACACGAAGAACCGACTCACCCCAGAGAGTAACTCCGTCGCCTACCCTGCTGCATAGGCCACCCACACCTCCCACACCTCCGCCACGCAGGTGTGACACCCCGATATCATGCCTCACAAGAATCACACCCTCGCCGACTTTTGACAGAGCAGAAAATTTGGCTCGACTCAAAGACACGACAGCGAAGCTCTCACGTGGCGTCACGCCACCACCCCTGCTTCCCCAACAAATCTCAGAGAGGAAATCTGAGATTGTGGAATCACCTGCGTCATTCCATCGGCGAATCAAAATCGAGTCCCAACATGTGGAGGCTTCAGGGACATCGATCGCaacagaaaagcccaaaaagtcTGGGGAGGCACAGCAAGCTGATGTTAATTCTGCATATGTAGAAGAAGATCAAGCTAATATTTCAGAGAGTTTGTAtgcaaatgaaatacaaaatagtATTGAGTGCCAAATGCCAAGTGACCCAGATCTTATTGACTCTTCAGATACTTCAGAGCCATCCttcaaagaaaagagagagtttTTTGAAGAGGCTCAAAAGGCTGAAATTAACAAGACCTATGTGCGAAAGGAACCCATTGCTATCCCTGAACGATTGGGCACAGACATGGAAGACTGTGAGgcagaaaataagaacaaagaAAAGGATGAGCTTCCCAGGGCAGACTTGTATGGTCTTGTAAACAAATTTGAATCACCAGAAGATAATTTCTTTTCCAGAAAAGAGCTTATCCCACTCACAGAGTGGCTTCACAATGACACTGAAAGCACAGATGAtgacaaagagaaagaagacatcCTGGAACAGGAAATGCCAACTTTTGACATCCAggatattaaaaatgtttttgaactgGGTGAGGAAAGTTCCTCATTGAGAGAGTTGAAAAAAGATCGAGAGGAGACTGTGTCAAGCCTGAGTGAAACAACAGCTGACACTTCAAAGCGGGAAAGTCCtccagagacaaagagaggctCACGGCAGAgcacccccctccctcctcagaAAACTGAGGTAGAAACTGTGCCAGCAGAACCATCAGCCTTCTCTGAAACCAAATCAATCACAGAACATTTCTCAAATGTTGATGAGTTTGGTAACAAGGTCACTGGAACAAGGACAGCTGTCACTGCACACTCTGAGAGTGTGTCAACCCAACGGGCTCCTTTTTCCTACGCTGATGCAGTAAAAAAACAAGCTGCAGCAATGAAGCAAACAGAAACCTACGAAGACGAAGCTACAGACAAGTTGCTGAGTAATTTCCACAAAACGTGGACAGAAAGTGAATCCGTTTTCAAGAGTCTTGGCTACACTATTTCTGAGGAGACAACATCACAAGTTGTGTCACATCAGACAAAGATTGTCTCATCTG CAGGTTCGAGTTCCAAAGGCGGAGATCTGCACAGTATGTCGGAGGAGAGCTTATCCGATGGATGCTCTGATAGTGGACAAAAAAAAGTACCATAA